From one Lycium ferocissimum isolate CSIRO_LF1 chromosome 5, AGI_CSIRO_Lferr_CH_V1, whole genome shotgun sequence genomic stretch:
- the LOC132057422 gene encoding uncharacterized protein LOC132057422 yields MLDDTTSSTPPLSSDEDAPPLSSLRKIRKRSEASVGGDSGGGDFKIDEVEQFFAHLPTQLEQAQSPGIDVKSPAFKKPRYSAQVLDRTKAEVQKLLMMPLHEVVLPANFSALMAALPIYAALPHLSAEKIDALKELKENLQSLFFDFHAATKQQEECNSKAC; encoded by the exons ATGCTAGATGATACAACGTCTTCCACACCACCACTTTCATCTGATGAA GATGCCCCGCCATTATCATCTTTGCGGAAGATTAGGAAAAGGAGCGAAGCATCAGTTGGAGGAGACTCAGGTGGTGGGGACTTCAAAATAGATGAGGTAGAACAGTTCTTTGCACATCTCCCGACACAACTCGAACAAGCTCAATCCCCAGGAATTGATGTTAAGTCACCTGCATTTAAAAAGCCCCGATACTCGGCACAAGTACTTGACAGAACCAAAGCTGAAGTTCAGAAGTTGCTTATGATGCCTTTGCACGAAGTGGTTCTGCCTGCTAATTTTTCGGCTTTGATGGCTGCCCTTCCTATATATGCAGCATTGCCTCATCTCTCGGCTGAGAAAATAGATGCTCTGAAGGAACTCAAAGAGAATCTTCAATCcctattttttgattttcatgCGGCGACGAAGCAGCAAGAGGAGTGTAATAGTAAGGCTTGCTAG
- the LOC132058031 gene encoding uncharacterized protein LOC132058031 → MYSETRSVLLVMVSGRNSGVYHLGTVMCYQLLYQIEFCMDKGLFGTLEQKIKESDSGLIVTEVFVPNPANSSEFILGPCFRDGFPSELEPFYPLAKGEKLRMHSLGRDWQRRKTWKSWPNMTSRWTDWVDRLEKVKGEKWRTAGIYDAIQLSKIDIPRDSSLLYAALCFWSISSNSFHFNFGMMGPTVLDIVALTGLRPHGEEISAMLYVPRSFTLPTGENDKSLSYGEFLEVSMQKKDVTEDEHIFFLIMWLCKYVFCNGSLRVTKECSQLAVALASGRKLALAPFELSHLYRGCRDLVTREFGRSRGPFWILQLWLQSYFPEYGPWPFDSQNCPTFGVSLARGKLKQKSFRECFKFFCSCSSRTPSQFTPFSSKTHGPEWLTLSLHHHCRTSSKQELSDIWSSYLIARDLHYGLHLDKSILSKAGVEYYAPNQYARQFGMIQAVPLAHQSANTSSHSRIVFNSVNCIQEVDLRFVQLKRKFSPVYFDANPKCTSSFESWWSTYIGRTRTESAEEILDRILPDFGLTTTLVQEKKNFQPENSESHEHIAGEQTTKKRWKEDSIPQQQKFEGQEKDERPSKKAEREPFQAGFPDIIANNMPKSAINITKHSPCVHGSNHSSADAVNCQKSDDGIAVSQMRHPFHITTFI, encoded by the exons ATGTATAGTGAAACCAGAAGTGTACTTCTAGTTATGGTTTCTGGTAGGAACAG TGGTGTCTACCATTTAGGCACTGTTATGTGTTATCAACTGCTCTATCAG ATTGAATTCTGCATGGACAAAGGATTATTTGGTACTCTGGAGCAGAAAATAAAGGAATCGGATAGTGGTTTGATTGTTACTGAGGTTTTTGTTCCTAATCCTGCAAATTCCTCTGAATTTATATTAGGTCCGTGCTTCAGAGATGGATTTCCTTCAGAGCTTGAGCCATTTTATCCCTTAGCAAAAGGGGAAAAGCTCCGTATGCACTCTCTGGGACGTGATTGGCAGAGACGCAAAACATGGAAGTCATGGCCAAATATGACTAGCAGATGGACTGATTGGGTTGATCGACTGGAGAAGGTAAAAGGGGAGAAGTGGAGAACTGCTGGTATATATGATGCCATCCAGCTTTCTAAAATCGACATACCCCGTGACAGCAGTCTTCTGTATGCTGCTTTGTGCTTTTGGTCAATCTCAAGTAACTCCTTCCACTTTAACTTTGGCATGATGGGTCCAACAGTACTGGATATTGTTGCCTTGACAGGGCTCAGACCTCATGGCGAGGAGATTAGCGCAATGCTCTACGTGCCAAGGTCCTTTACTTTACCGACGGGTGAGAACGATAAAAGTTTATCTTATGGGGAATTTCTTGAGGTCTCCATGCAAAAAAAGGATGTAACGGAGGATGAACATATCTTTTTCCTAATTATGTGGCTTTGCAAGTACGTCTTTTGCAATGGTTCATTAAGGGTAACAAAGGAATGCAGCCAATTAGCCGTTGCTCTTGCTTCGGGCAGGAAGCTTGCTTTGGCTCCTTTTGAATTATCTCATCTGTATCGAGGCTGTAGAGATTTAGTTACCAGAGAATTTGGTCGTTCAAGGGGTCCCTTCTGGATTCTACAGCTCTGGTTGCAGTCTTATTTCCCTGAATATGGACCTTGGCCTTTTGATTCACAAAATTGTCCAACTTTTGGGGTTTCCCTGGCTCGAGGGAAGTTAAAACAGAAAAGCTTCCGGGAATGCTTTAAATTCTTTTGTTCATGCTCCTCCAGAACTCCCAGCCAGTTCACTCCATTTTCTTCTAAGACCCATGGTCCTGAGTGGCTGACATTGTCACTGCATCATCACTGCCGAACATCTAGTAAGCAAGAGCTAAGCGACATATGGTCCAGTTACCTCATTGCTCGAGACCTCCATTATGGCCTTCATTTGGACAAATCAATTCTCTCCAAAGCTGGAGTGGAGTATTACGCACCAAATCAGTATGCTCGGCAGTTTGGCATGATTCAGGCTGTGCCTCTTGCTCATCAGTCTGCCAATACTTCATCACATAGTAGAATCGTTTTCAATTCAGTAAATTGTATCCAAGAAGTTGATTTAAGGTTTGTCCAATTGAAGAGAAAATTTTCACCTGTATACTTTGATGCCAATCCAAAATGTACTTCATCCTTTGAGTCCTGGTGGTCGACTTATATTGGTAGAACTCGGACTGAATCAGCTGAGGAGATCCTTGATAGGATTTTACCAGATTTTGGATTAACTACAACTCTGgtgcaagaaaaaaagaatttccaACCTGAGAATTCAGAAAGCCATGAACACATTGCTGGAGaacaaacaaccaaaaaaagGTGGAAAGAAg ATTCTATTCCACAGCAACAGAAGTTTGAAGGTCAAGAAAAGGATGAGAGGCCTTCTAAAAAGGCAGAGAGGGAACCTTTCCAGGCT GGCTTCCCGGATATCATTGCAAATAACATGCCAAAATCTGCTATTAACATAACCAAACATTCTCCTTGTGTCCATGGCTCAAATCACTCGTCCGCAGACGCTGTTAATTGTCAGAAGTCTGATGATGGCATTGCTGTGTCACAGATGAGACATCCCTTCCACATCACCACTTTCATCTGA
- the LOC132057424 gene encoding cytochrome P450 93A3-like produces the protein MMAEMNSYIILFLSWLIPTILLRALFRKRPTCRLPPGPFALPIIGHFHVLAPLLHQSFQKLSDKYGPLMLLWFGSVPCAVVSSPEMAKEFLKTHETSFSDRPLTATIDYLTYGSQGFAFAPYGPYWRFMKKLCMTELLGGKTLQLLHPVRSQEINKFIELLLIKAKAGETVDVGRELVMLTNNVISRMATSTRCSGTEDEAGNIRKLSQEATELIGKFNPSDYIKFLKNVDLHGYGKKLKDVCNRIDMVMERTIIEHQEANIKRNGSGEVIKDLLDILLDISEDESSERKLTRENIKAFIQDLFVAGTDTSAVTIEWVMAALINHPNIMQKAAQEIDSVIGKSRLVEESDIEDLPYLQAILKETMRLHPTIPLIVRASNEDCSVGGYHIPAKSTLMVNVWAINRDPKYWENPLEFKPERFLNEDGSTKTQLDLRGQHYQFLPFGSGRRGCPGITLALQVILTTLAAMIQCFEWRLSDKDTGKIDMEARPGITLRIANTLNCVPVARLRPFPTMST, from the exons ATGATGGCAGAGATGAATAGCTACATCATTCTATTCCTCTCATGGCTCATCCCGACGATCTTGCTTCGAGCTTTGTTCAGAAAGCGTCCCACTTGTCGCCTTCCTCCAGGTCCCTTTGCTCTTCCAATCATAGGCCACTTCCATGTCCTCGCTCCGTTGCTTCACCAATCATTTCAGAAGCTCTCTGATAAATATGGACCCTTGATGCTCCTATGGTTTGGTTCTGTACCGTGTGCAGTTGTTTCTTCGCCAGAAATGGCCAAAGAATTCCTCAAAACTCACGAGACATCCTTCTCTGATCGACCTCTAACAGCAACTATTGATTATCTAACTTATGGCTCACAGGGTTTCGCATTTGCACCATATGGACCTTACTGGAGGTTTATGAAGAAACTATGCATGACTGAACTCCTTGGTGGAAAAACACTGCAACTGTTGCATCCTGTTAGAAGTCAGGAAATAAACAAGTTCATTGAATTACTGTTAATCAAGGCCAAAGCAGGGGAAACAGTAGATGTTGGACGTGAACTTGTAATGTTGACAAATAATGTGATTTCAAGAATGGCTACGAGTACGAGGTGCTCTGGGACTGAAGATGAAGCTGGGAATATAAGGAAACTCAGTCAAGAGGCAACTGAGCTGATTGGAAAGTTCAATCCATcagattatattaaatttttaaagaacGTAGATTTGCACGGATATGGGAAGAAGCTCAAGGATGTTTGCAACAGGATCGATATGGTGATGGAAAGAACAATAATTGAACACCAAGAGGCGAACATAAAGAGGAACGGATCAGGTGAAGTAATAAAAGATCTGCTTGATATTTTACTTGATATATCTGAAGACGAGAGCTCAGAGAGAAAACTGACAAGAGAGAATATCAAGGCTTTCATCCAG GACTTATTTGTTGCTGGAACCGATACATCAGCTGTTACTATAGAGTGGGTGATGGCCGCGCTAATCAACCATCCAAACATTATGCAGAAAGCAGCACAAGAAATTGATTCTGTTATTGGGAAGAGCCGACTCGTGGAAGAATCAGATATTGAAGACCTACCTTACCTTCAAGCCATCTTGAAGGAAACTATGAGACTTCATCCCACCATACCACTGATTGTTAGAGCATCAAATGAAGACTGTAGTGTCGGAGGATACCACATACCGGCAAAGTCCACACTAATGGTTAACGTTTGGGCTATTAATAGGGATCCAAAATATTGGGAAAATCCACTTGAATTTAAACCAGAAAGGTTCCTGAATGAAGATGGAAGCACTAAAACTCAACTTGACTTGAGGGGACAACATTACCAGTTTTTGCCATTTGGGAGCGGGAGAAGAGGTTGCCCTggaataacattagcattacaAGTAATTTTAACAACCCTTGCTGCCATGATTCAGTGCTTTGAATGGAGACTTAGTGACAAAGATACTGGAAAAATTGACATGGAAGCGAGACCTGGGATCACCCTTCGCATAGCTAATACTCTAAATTGTGTTCCAGTAGCGAGACTTCGTCCATTTCCAACTATGTCTACTTAA